The Ptychodera flava strain L36383 chromosome 14, AS_Pfla_20210202, whole genome shotgun sequence genome segment ttttgaaaattgactatttgggtttcctggcttccctttctactgcgtggtgaaatgcctacattaaccctgccaaacatcatgcatatctcatgatttacaattgattttgacaagctgagaagctatttgcaaaatattgtgaaatttgcatatttgtgttttggggggcaatttttgccctttttggatcaaaacatctatttctctgtagcagcatgtccaaattgattggatgtgtatagatgtggtgaaatttcagtatttgtctttttagggcaatttatgccatttatggtaaaaaaatctgtattctctgaaagggcttgtccaatttctttgaaatttgctacataagtcaTGCActttttttgtggtggaaaaattcttcagataattgtcattcaacatttgctacacacaaacgattagtcatgcagatttattcagtatttgctatagagaaaccttcaaagttcaacccttttgtgtgtttttgtgttgggatttgttggatagatggcattctaagtagtgtattgttgaatggcATTCtgcgtagtgtattgttgaatgttaaaaatgtgttgctgttgtttttaggactgttttttgagaaaaaagaactgaaaatgcctttttaaaagcacaataatacataatgacttaatatgttgttttatcattattgatgtgtttctacttgttcacccattcttgcattcattatttcaataaaatgctgtgaaaaaaatgaacctgatgtggcctgcatcttttcaccttgatcttaaaaggcaaatataactttctgtctgaCAAcaataccatagtttcaatgttttacctaaagtacctgcttggtttgtacgcaggaaaaaagtagaaaacaggctctataattttataattttcaagtgatcagaatacaaatgtcctgaaaagataagatgatcacaacttccagtataagggagacagtcactctaaatgtatacaataaaattaaaaatgtacctggaggatgtactaaaaatacagaaagctgCTTCCtgtcgataaaatctaaaataaatcaagattttaaagactgttgcagatttcttttttacacatttgtatttttatttttttttattttgcaaactagtttgaagattttttttattctgctctgaaaattttttttttctgttttgaaccaccccctcccaaggtcttatggtccatccctaagtgATTTCAGTTTGTGACTTTACAGCCCCACGAGCTGtgtcttttagcattatttttatggttttactttcaagctaaaataagtttgtgagaatgtactaatttaggtggGTGCATACACTTACTATCAACCACTTGCAGGaactatatatgcaattttgaacaagataaatatACACTGTGATtcaatgtttgcccaaacattaaatcgcatACCCTTGCGGAAATGCAAAACCCATAGATACGcttactgtgcatatctgcactgaaatcttcacataaactgcacagagtagtccaatataatgcataggggtgaatgttttcaactttgacattgtaagttctgtttcctttgtaatattaccaatctttgaaaatggcgggaaatcaaaatgattcCTAAATTTGACTTATCAAATGTTTCATAAAGGAAtagtttcctaatgcagtaaaagcccatatcccttcagagggtacaATTTATAGAAAACAAGAAGaaaataggaagatattttaaggtcgacaaatttcaagagttacagcttgTAGGGTTTCAAGTCAGTATGACATCGACAACAGCAGGAGAATATATTACAGTTTagaagacaagaaatgtgatgAAGAATGCATTGTTCTTGTCTTACTTTAAGACTTATTGTACAGAATTACACAATACTTTTGATTTTGTACAACTCACGTTGTTTTAAGACAAATTTAAGTTCTTTAATATATAGGGAAATATTCTATTTTATCTTGAAGTCTGATTCAGTGATACCACTTTTTGACTACATTTTTCAGAATGACTTCTCATGCCAAGCCTTTTGTGAAAGTTTAAAGAAAATGACTTGGAAAATGAATTGGCTGACACTGCACTGTACATGACGATACCAAGCTGTACAATTTATGCATATTTGATAATGCTTGCCAAGGGGAAGTAGGTCATATAACCAACACATGCAAAGTTCGTTTTCTTCATTTCTATGCTGGCCCCTGCCCCTCCCCAAAATCGATTTCTTAATTCATAcctattttgttcattttgtgtgAGGAAAACTGGCCAGACGTTGGTGAACATAGAGTCGCAATTCTACACAGAATAATTGAGAATAGGTCTTAAAAGGTTctattattttattcaatttactATTTTATTTCAGTAGACACCATGCGTGTTGTACTGTTGCAATTAACTTGTATCCTGTTTTATCATTGATATGACCCTAGGCTTTCTGACTTCTGAAATACTGTACAATAAAAATTGATGTAAAACAACAGAGACTTTGTCCCAACTTGTTCTATGTTGTCAATTCAAACCATTGTCATGCCATCTAAAGGGATGACAGCtctatttattgatatttttgttccaCATTTTACATGTTCATGTTATGAATTGTGCAGTAAATATGCTTTTTTCATCCTGTATGTCAAAACGAATTGCAATTTTCAGTTTCAAATTATAGGGATAGGGAACGTCTTTGCTTGGTATACAACTGGCAGTCaaattgatatttgatattttcggATAATTTTACCTGTAAATGTACATTCATTTGGTGGACCTACAGATCAAAGTTTGCTACATAACAACAATGGGTAAAGGTAAAACATTTGCCCCAATATTAATTATcaataagcaaatgtcaaacaTATTCATGTGTCTTGATATTACTTCATGAATTTGCACGTCTCAATCCATCTATATAATGTTCTTCCTCATAGATTTGAATATCTCTGAGCCAGATCAGGTGAAATttatcatctacatatcaatAAAGCTGGTTCGTTTACGGGACAAATTTGTTGATCTGATGAAGTTTCTCCGTTTGGACTGGAGGAACCATCATGATATGCTACAAAAGAATTACTGCCAGCATTCCAAGATTGCAGATATGTAATTTAGATGTCAAGAAAGTTTATagaggtggagctgcatgttgccaacgcagttttttcaaagtaatatttctcatcaaagatgacaaggaaaccccctcatactttacattttcaaaaatcagagactctaaagtttagtatggtagcagtagttaaCTCGaaagatgaagtgggtgtatatgtggggtaaaaaacctcaattttggtatcaatgataaaaattaatttaagtcaaaaacttgacactattttctgaaatgtaatatttaacttGAAAGACGAGTACAtatagaaaaaaacgactaattattttcattatctatcctcattcaaaaatggcaagggttgaaagagtGACATTCAaataagtgattaaaatcatgattagtaaaattcaaatgcctcttatttataatgtaataactttattgccataacaaaatagtcgttttttttaaaaagcatttaaagaacataatgtgaaaatttcagaaaatttgacccagcaagagtggagttaaatcctttcgaaatttgaaattgggaggaaaaagaagccaggaaattgggtgatttacattcatttgcataaattaacacttctttatcacgaaatgtacgactgcttgacaagctaaaaggtgaccACCAATATTAGTCTTGGGTTAacatattaattaaaattgaatgaatatttgcaaaaacgtgattttcgagcaaaatatgctgtgttgggtgcagtgcccccTTAAGTTtctttttgtgtaaaaaattatgttttgcaAATTAAAGTTTTCAATCCCATAAGGAAAATGATCATAAAGAAATATCAATATGGGGGAAAAAAGAGTGCTTATATCTAAGcgattttcatttcattttgattacTTATTCTTTTGACCTGTGAGATACTTATGACAATAAAACAAGATGGCAGTGTGTGGGATTCCAGTGTTTGGTGGGCTTTGAGGGCAACTCATTTGGTGAGGAGAAAGCAGGTTAAATGTTTTATACATGTGAGAGGGCAAGCAAGTAGTCATCGTGGTGGGAAATGGGGAGAGGGTAAAACCAGTGAGTAAGAGgggaaatttgtcaaattgtttAAATATACAGGAGGGTGTTTTTAAGAGTTTAGCTTGAATTCTTCAAATTGTACTTTTGCTAAAAGTACCAGTACGCTagaatgttattattattattattattatcattattacaaGTAAAAACACCTCTGCTTTAAATTTCTTAAAGTCAGCTGGTAAGCTGTTTGTTCTTTAACAAATTTCTGGACATCTTTAAGAGACTAAAATAACAAAGATTAGGAGTAATGGCCTATGTGATTGTGAGTTTGTTGAGTTCATTGATTTTTTCAGCATGTACATCATGAAATGGCAATCCATCAACAGACATTGACAGCTCTCCGAGCACACCATCACATATCCCATGATCCATCAGGACAGACAGCATTGCTTCTTGCTGGTGGaacaataaaaaagaaatgtatGTTAGATGCTGCAAGACATGAAAGGAGTTTTCTGACAGAAAGACAGCAACGTCCATTTTGCTCCTCTTTTCTCATAAGTTAAAATTCAGCAAACCTTAAAGGTTGGGAGATCAAATTAAGGAGGTGATCACTATATAGTGTATTGATGAATCATTAGTTTGGACTAAATCTTGAAGGAACCTCAAGTTCGATCTGTTACCTATTCAACAATGGGGACAGACATTATACAAAGCATTGTGTGGTCTCAAATTGATACTGCAAGCTTGGAGTGATATAAACATTACTGAAAATCAATCCTTATGGTCAGTACAGGGTATAGCCTATCATTACCTTCTCAGCTGTTAGCAACATCGGTCGCAAGCTATCTTCATTTTGAAGCGGGAAACCTACAGCCTTTCTGAGATACCTATCATGGACTGGACACAGACTGACTGCGTACAGAGCCATACTGAGAGCAAATCCTCCCCAGTCAGAGACACCAGCTGTGATCAAATAATCAGCAGCAACCTCACAAGCAACTTCAGATCCTTGATTGATATGTTCAACCACTCTGTCTTGAACTTTACCCATACCAAGTTCATTACCACCATCTCCAATCCCTGCAGGGgataattttattaaaattttaagtCCTGCTTTAAGTAATATGATATCTGATTTAAATTGTTACACTTTCACCATTTACAACACTTTAGTGTATTATTTTGCTGATGCTTCAAATGACATAAGATGAACAGAGAAAGAGATATTGCAGATAAAATTAGCTATCAGAGCATTTGTGGAGTCTGTTTAAAACAGGAATTATTTCATTGCCTGATTGCATGCCATCATTAGCTGTGGCCTTTGTAGACAATACAATGCTACACTCATTTTACAGTACTGTATTCTTTAATTATAGACTGCACATAATTATACTTACAACACAATTATTATAAAGCATGATACGTAAATTAATGTCATATGATTAAATGATCTGTAGAGTGTTTATTAGTAAAGTGGCCCATTCTTAGATGTGCATCTCATTTTATGGAGGGACTGGGGTACAATACACTTTCAGAAGTAGTGAATTGAtcataaatgatatttttaaaaattgtttgcTTTCCTGAATTTGTCTGGGTAGAACAAAAAGAGACAATTTTATCAGACTTATAATGACCCACCTGTTGTGGAAACATATGGCATATCTTTTGCAGCATCAAATAAGAGATCTATCGGACTGACCAAAGATGTCAGATCAACAGCTCTCATAGAGCGCCATGTTTTATCAGAAGCTCTACCAACTCTCTCTATTGCAACCAAGTGTTGGTACTTGGGATGTAATTCATCTTCACCACTTAGAAACTCTCGTGCTGTTTGTAGATTAGCATCCTGTCCAGAAGGTGGAAATGATGTGACATCTATAGATTTCGAAATCACTCCTGGAAAGCagaattttattgaaaaaaatgtgaaatttgatcaCATAAATAAGCCATTGAAATTTATATCTTGAAATGGGATTCAGTGAAAATTCCAAAGTGTATTACTACAGCATGATGTCATATCAATAAGTGAATATTGTAACTCTCTATGATTTCATTGATACAAACTATCATTGATAAAGTAACTTTTGCAGGCTTTTTAAAGGCTAGTTAGTAGAATAATATTAAGAAAATTAGAGTCAAGTAATTAAATGATCAAGTTTCAATCCAGAAACTGATTTTCCAAAAGTCCTACAGGAGAAGATGCCATAATTTCCAGAAAATAAGATGGTTACTGTATAGTTACTGTATTATTGAGAATATATAAGAAAAAAACAACCATGGTAACTTCATAAAGTGACCATGGTACAACCCACCGCTGCAAGACCACTTATAAGGAGAACACAAACAAAACCCAAACATGTCACATACCACATTAGAATTATTTATTTAACCTAAAATTTatctaaaaatgataaattaatgACCCTTAAAGACATCATTTAGAATATGTTTCAAACCTAATGAAATATTTAGGCCTAAGAAGTTTAATTTGGCACGTAATCCCATGGACATACCACGTGAAACACTATAAAATCAACATAGTATTATTTCAGCCATAAAATAATAGTTGTTGACATGTATAATTACCTCTTGAGACCAACTTTGTTATTATATCAATCATCAGTGTTTCCATCGAAGTGTCCACCATTACTGTCACCTGCTTTCCAAGAGCTTGCAACATGGTTGCTAAGGCAATAGTTCCTGACAATCCATCATTCTCATGAGGTGGAGTCTTGTCAACAACACATGGGAAACCTGTTGCTATGACAACCGAGGATGAATGGGAGAGGCTTAGAGCTGACTTGATCAGCTCATCTGGAATATAAAGGTGAGAAATGCCGCGCTTTCCTGTGGAATGTCAAACATAAGAAATACAGTTTTAGCCACATTTTCATTCAGCTAAATAGAGAGTATTTGTGTTGAATATTATTAGcttcatgtcaacaaaatagCTCAATTGCATTTTCCTGGAACACCTATACTTCATTCATATAATTTACAGATTGCTCCCTTAATTTCTTTCAAGTACTGATCTTTCATCTATACAACAAGTCTGGGCCATATTGTTGAAATAAGAAGACAGATAAAATCATTAAAGAGGAAAGTCCATAAAGAAATAAGGAAATATTGATGTTTTCTTTCTCAAATGAAAGATGGAAACTCTTTCAAAAcatgatgaaagaaatatttattCATAGAGCGattaaattgttgttttttgcTGGCTTGAAAATGCTGAGTAATGGAATAAAACAGGATAATAAAAAGCTATTGAaagtataaataaatgaaaCGTACCAGGATCATCCTGAATACACTCTTCCAGTGCCTTCACTTTACTGACAACTGACTCTGCTGTAACACTGGCAAAGAATGGCTCCTCTTTGAGGGCAATGACCTTTGGCTTGTCTGGTAAGGATGACAGATCGTGTTTTTTGACAGGTGTATCGGAAATGTACATGCAGCCAGGGTAGTGAGTAAACGCCAAAGGTGAATCTAAGAAAGAAGACACATGAACAAGGTATGCAAATAcagtcaaatatttgaaatgcatttgttgaaatattctaATGCCATAGAAAATTTTGCAttcttatatttttttaattgataCATTGgaatgtgaaaatgaaaatagcaAGATACCATTTGCAAAATGACTGAATTGTCTTATATTCGGAGTATCAAAAAGCTAGAATATCCCTGAAAGTATTAACACAAACTATAATGAATATTGTTAAACTTACTGGCTGCTTGAAGCGCCATCAGTCCTGTGACACCACAGGACCAAAAGACTGGAACATCACCCTCATAGAATTTTGCTGCGAATCCAAAGTCCACATTGTTAATATCAGCTATTCCAATCATAGCTACAGATTGAAGGAAAAAAACACATGATAAAATACTTGAACTTCAAGGAATTCAAACACTATAATTCAGACACCTGTATTTATATCGGTGGTAGACAAACACTGATTTCTAATGGAATGGCTGCACAAAAACGGGTGCCATCAATACTGTATGGTATGGTTAACCTGAGTACAGTTTCACTGACAAACATGGCTGACAGGTTCCTTTCACTACATgtggatatatgcaaatttataaagACTCAGTAACTTGCACTGACGTTTCTTTATTGATATTATCAGTGCAGGACACAACTTCACTCCTGTAAGTATTTAATCCTTGAAAAACAATGTAATagcatttatattcatttttagTGTGTCAATTATGAATTATGCACATCATGTTCATAACTTGTGTACTCAATACAAACATATGAATAGCAGTTTTACATCTTTGGACACTTCCTAAATTCATTATTACAACTATGTATATAATCCAGATAATACTGAGAGACGTCATTTTCACTGAACACTGTTAACATAACTGATGGAAAGCAATTAACCAACAGACActtagaaatttaattttgaatttaaattaaTGCATGAATTAATAAGTGCCATTAATTTGTATCTTGTTACAATTTATGATGGCAGATCAGTCTGAAaccatttacattttcaaacgTTAATAAACTTTTCAGATTGCAGTAGTTTCCATGGCAAAGTCTCACTCACCAGGATCACCGATATGAACTGGAGCACCATGCAATTCTTCCAAAGGATGCGTCACTTGGAAGACAATTTCAACTTGGTTTCTTGGGATAGGTCTCATGGATACAACTTGGAAACAATCAAAAACACCAACGGGATGGCAGCGTACATTTGTCTACATCAGAAAGTGAAAATTACATGTCTGTCATACTGCTATAAAGAGAATTTCTACAAAGTTATTGAGAATGAAGACTATATTcatctttcatattttgatgtataCTAGCTATGCTTTGCAAACTTATTTCATAATATATCTACCAAATGTTCAACTGTATTATAGCAAATTGTGTTTCCATTAATATATTTATCTATGACATACTATTAATGGCTAAAAGTTCGGTGGTAGAATAAGAGATTGTAGTTGACATAAAAAGAATTGAAAGAGAATTTCTATGAAGTTATTTAGGACCAAGACTAATATTcatctttcaaattttgatgtaGCATATGCTTTGCAAGCTTATGTTATAATATATCTATCAAAATATTGAACTGTATCATAGCAAATTGTGTTTCCATTTATTTATCTATGATAAACTATAAATGGCTCAAAGTTGGGTGATAGAATAAGAgattgtagttgacattaaaaacaaaaattgtaaaaattcattaaaagataGAACAACTGGCCCTTTACAGTTGACGATAACATATTTGAGATAGTAGAGTTGATAAGTCTCAATCAATATCCCTTACAATGTTCCAATCTCCGTGGATAAACAGCGAGGAACTTAGACTGGTGGTTTACAATGTGTCCTCAGGTGCTTGCTGTCAGTGTGTGGCATTACATTACCTACATCTCCGTCCACTTGCTAGATAGGCAACTTTATTAACTGAATGCTCTGCAGCAATTGTAATGCTCATGCAGAAGGTTTCAAATGATACATCTACAATCGCTATGCAGGatgcaaataaatgaataaaacaaatgaTTGTTATCATTCAGTAGATTTTCAAtgggattcaaactcacaatatATGGCATTCAGTGACTTCTAGCAAGGCATCACTGTCAAAACCGCTCAGGTAAATCCCCATCCTTAAAGTAGAGTAGatttcatgaagcactcacacatatacacatcgcacacaaacttaaTCAGAGCAATATTATGTCATGAACACTTTGCTTACCTTATAATCGTTAAGCAAAACCATATGTGTGAGTGCTATACAAAGTGGTTGACTGTTATGAGAATGGTTTTGTCAACAGAGCATACAGGAAGAGAAGGTAGATCAAGGGAAGATAACACACTCACCAAGTAGCAGGGCACACTGTAAACCACCTATctacattctcgcgagccagagcataatttccgctccgctgacttATGCCTCTTAACGGGTGGTGCTAatctgttgccgtaaagaggcgcgtggtttaccaTGATGCCTATCTAAATTTCCTTGCTGTTTTTGCCATGGATATAAAGAGACTTATCAGCTTTCATGATTTGTTAATTTCCCTGTGGATATGCCATATGCATTGCATATGGACACAAAATAGGAGATATTTTTCAACGAGGAATTTGCAAGAAGCTGTTTTATACATACTTTGTACATGCTGACATTAGAATTTTCCTCCAGGCTGCGCAGTCTAACACCAGCTTCAGTGAGTGCTTGAGCAAACGAGAAACTACATCCTAAATAGAAAGTACTCATCTCCTTCATTTCTTGTTCATATTCAAAGAGAGAACCAACAGCTTTTGATTTCTTACCGTTGACAAACACATTGTACATTGGTACATCAGATCTGTACAATCAAGACAGAGAAATGG includes the following:
- the LOC139149983 gene encoding D-glutamate cyclase, mitochondrial-like yields the protein MSAQPDRSKFVNVKTLSNALPKDVRQMIRKKELADGQPTAGICDGYTQANLTIVHESLADDFEQFCHANFGPMSLIYKSKPGEYAAPGISHHDSDIRSDVPMYNVFVNGKKSKAVGSLFEYEQEMKEMSTFYLGCSFSFAQALTEAGVRLRSLEENSNVSMYKTNVRCHPVGVFDCFQVVSMRPIPRNQVEIVFQVTHPLEELHGAPVHIGDPAMIGIADINNVDFGFAAKFYEGDVPVFWSCGVTGLMALQAANSPLAFTHYPGCMYISDTPVKKHDLSSLPDKPKVIALKEEPFFASVTAESVVSKVKALEECIQDDPGKRGISHLYIPDELIKSALSLSHSSSVVIATGFPCVVDKTPPHENDGLSGTIALATMLQALGKQVTVMVDTSMETLMIDIITKLVSRGVISKSIDVTSFPPSGQDANLQTAREFLSGEDELHPKYQHLVAIERVGRASDKTWRSMRAVDLTSLVSPIDLLFDAAKDMPYVSTTGIGDGGNELGMGKVQDRVVEHINQGSEVACEVAADYLITAGVSDWGGFALSMALYAVSLCPVHDRYLRKAVGFPLQNEDSLRPMLLTAEKQEAMLSVLMDHGICDGVLGELSMSVDGLPFHDVHAEKINELNKLTIT